Part of the Mariprofundus sp. NF genome is shown below.
ACATCTTCGACTACATCGAAATGTTCTACAATTCAGTCAGGCAACATGGTTATAATGGCAACTTGTCGCCAATCGAGTTTGAACGGCGATATTATGAAGAGCTCAGAAGTGTCTAGAGAATCGGTAGCGATTCAGATGCATCAAATAGAAACAATATTGATGAATCTATAGTAAGAGTAGTGACACCTGAGGGTGGCGGAACTGGGTTTTACATTAATAAAGATGGATTACTCATCACTAATGCTCATGTCATTGAAAGCTACAATGAAGTAAGAGTTGAATCATTTGCTGGTGGACATTCGATATCATGCCCTGTGGTAAGAAAAGTAGATGACTATGACGTAGCACTAGTTAAATGTGATACTGTTTCTCTGCCAGTTCGCTTACCATGGAAAGGATGGGTGCAACGAGGAGAGTCCGTAAATGCTATTGGAGCGCCATTTGGTAAGCCAGC
Proteins encoded:
- a CDS encoding IS3 family transposase, with the protein product IFDYIEMFYNSVRQHGYNGNLSPIEFERRYYEELRSV
- a CDS encoding serine protease, producing MTPEGGGTGFYINKDGLLITNAHVIESYNEVRVESFAGGHSISCPVVRKVDDYDVALVKCDTVSLPVRLPWKGWVQRGESVNAIGAPFGKPAILTKGVVSNHLTEEELIRSDVEIHPGNSGGPLFNSKWEAIGITTSNYAIPVMGLEGESVDVTVPGITKAIPILRALKVLNIKVHHRK